Proteins found in one Hippopotamus amphibius kiboko isolate mHipAmp2 chromosome 12, mHipAmp2.hap2, whole genome shotgun sequence genomic segment:
- the PUS7L gene encoding pseudouridylate synthase PUS7L isoform X1 — MEEDTDFRIRFSSLCFITDHVGFHGTIKSSPSDFVVIEIDEQGQLVNKASDEPIYKVNKMLPEPNNLAKKTKLDRQNLSFEERSNQELSTLAGCSDGDQIHAPGSEKEDTIKDGTSEGEEGNIDVLGSLLDEKTDELLSQFACDVKERWDSKTELIGPSPEFSLGRILDKNQRTILHSAIRQKFPFLVTIGKNSEIVVKPNLEYKELCHLVSEEEAFEFFKYLDAKKENSKFTFKPDVNKDHRKAIHHFINKKFGNLVETKSFPEPNYSADNPSVVITVRFREKAHKHRKRSLLECQERKVIYTAFTLRKENLEMFEAVGFLAIKLGVIPSDFSYAGLKDKKAITYQTMVVRKVTPERLKNIEKEIEKKRMNVFNIRSVDDSLRLGQLKGNHFDIVIRNLKNQINDSANLRERILEAVENVKNKGFVNYYGPQRFGMGRKVHTDQIGLALLKSEMVKAVKLFLTPEDLDDPVNRAKKYFLQTEDAKGTLSLMPEFKVRERALLESLHRFGMTEEGCIQAWFSFPHSMRIFYVHAYSSKIWNEAVSYRLVTYGSEVVEGDLVCLDEDIDDEHLPSSKVHLVTEEEESANTYAIRQVVLPVLGYNIQYPKNKVGKWYQEVLNRDGLQTCRFKIPTLKLNIPGCYRKILKHPCNLSYQLIEDHDIDVMKEGSYIDEATLSLLISFDLDASCYATVCLREIMKHDF, encoded by the exons ATGGAAGAGGATACAGATTTTAGAATCAGGTTtagttctttgtgtttcattACTGATCATGTTGGATTTCATGGCACCATAAAAAGCTCACCAAgtgattttgttgttattgagatTGATGAACAGGGACAGTTAGTTAATAAAGCCAGTGATGAACCTATTTACAAGGTTAATAAAATGCTGCCTGAGCCAAATAATTtggctaaaaaaacaaaactagatcGTCAAAATTTATCTTTTGAAGAGCGAAGCAATCAAGAACTCAGTACTTTGGCTGGGTGCTCTGATGGTGACCAAATTCATGCGCCTGGTTCAGAAAAGGAAGATACTATCAAAGATGGAacttcagaaggagaagagggaaacaTTGATGTATTAGGCTCCTTATTAGATGAAAAAACTGATGAATTACTGAGTCAGTTTGCCTGTGATGTAAAAGAGAGGTGGGATTCTAAAACTGAACTAATTGGACCGTCACCGGAATTCTCATTAGGCAGAATCCTTGACAAAAACCAGAGGACTATTTTGCATAGTGCTATTAGGCagaaatttccttttttggtaacCATAGGAAAAAACAGTGAAATTGTTGTAAAACCAAATCTTGAGTATAAAGAACTCTGTCACCTGGTATCTGAAGAAGAAgcctttgaattttttaaatatttggatgcaaagaaagaaaattccaaattTACCTTTAAACCTGATGTAAACAAAGACCATAGAAAAGCTATCCACCATTTTATCAACAAAAAGTTTGGAAATCTTGTGGAAACCAAATCTTTTCCTGAACCAAATTATAGTGCTGATAATCCAAGTGTAGTGATAACAGTAAGATTTCGGGAAAAAGCAcacaagcacaggaaaagatctCTTCTTGAAtgccaagaaagaaaagttataTACACAG CCTTTACCCTACGAAAAGAAAACCTGGAAATGTTTGAAGCAGTTGGTTTTTTAGCTATCAAACTTGGCGTGATTCCTTCGGATTTTAGTTATGCAGGACTTAAAGACAAGAAAGCCATCACTTATCAAACAATGGTTGTTAGAAAAGTGACACCAGAGAG gttgaaaaatattgaaaaagaaattgaaaagaaaagaatgaatgtgtTTAATATTCGGTCTGTAGATGATTCCCTTAGACTTGGTCAGCTCAAAGGAAATCACTTTGATATTGtcatcagaaatttaaaaaatcaaataaatgattCTGCAAACCTGAGAGAGAGAATTCTGGAGGCAGTAGAAAATGTTAAG aATAAAGGATTTGTGAATTACTATGGGCCACAGAGATTTGGGATGGGAAGGAAAGTTCACACAGACCAAATTGGATTGGCTTTGCTGAAGAGTGAAATg gtgaaagctgtaaaattatttcttacCCCAGAAGATTTGGATGATCCCGTAAACAGAGCAAAGAAATACTTTCTTCAAACTG AGGATGCTAAAGGCACACTTTCACTGATGCCTGAATTCAAAGTTCGGGAGAGAGCACTGTTGGAGTCCTTGCATCGCTTTGGCATGACAGAGGAGGGCTGTATCCAGGCGTGGTTCTCTTTCCCCCATTCCATGCGCATATTCTACGTTCATGCATATAGCAGCAAAATCTGGAATGAGGCAGTATCTTACAGACTTGTAACCTATGGATCAGAAGTCGTGGAGGGTGATTTGGTGTGTTTGGATGAAGATATTGACGATGAGCACTTACCAAGTAGTAAA gttcaTCTAGTAACTGAAGAAGAGGAATCAGCTAATACATATGCAATACGTCAG GTGGTTCTTCCAGTGCTTGGATATAATATTCAGTATCCAAAGAACAAAGTAGGGAAGTGGTACCAGGAAGTACTCAACCGAGATGGGCTACAGACATGTAGATTTAAAATACCTACTCTGAAATTGAATATTCCAGGATGCTATAGAAAGATTTTGAAACATCCCTGTAATCTCTCATACCAACTGATAGAAGACCATGATATTGATGTCATGAAGGAAGGTTCCTACATCGATGAAGCAACTTTATCTCTTTTGATCTCTTTTGATCTTGACGCTTCGTGTTATGCTACAGTTTGTCTGAGGGAAATAATGAAGCATGACTTTTAA
- the PUS7L gene encoding pseudouridylate synthase PUS7L isoform X3, giving the protein MEEDTDFRIRFSSLCFITDHVGFHGTIKSSPSDFVVIEIDEQGQLVNKASDEPIYKVNKMLPEPNNLAKKTKLDRQNLSFEERSNQELSTLAGCSDGDQIHAPGSEKEDTIKDGTSEGEEGNIDVLGSLLDEKTDELLSQFACDVKERWDSKTELIGPSPEFSLGRILDKNQRTILHSAIRQKFPFLVTIGKNSEIVVKPNLEYKELCHLVSEEEAFEFFKYLDAKKENSKFTFKPDVNKDHRKAIHHFINKKFGNLVETKSFPEPNYSADNPSVVITVRFREKAHKHRKRSLLECQERKVIYTAFTLRKENLEMFEAVGFLAIKLGVIPSDFSYAGLKDKKAITYQTMVVRKVTPERLKNIEKEIEKKRMNVFNIRSVDDSLRLGQLKGNHFDIVIRNLKNQINDSANLRERILEAVENVKVKAVKLFLTPEDLDDPVNRAKKYFLQTEDAKGTLSLMPEFKVRERALLESLHRFGMTEEGCIQAWFSFPHSMRIFYVHAYSSKIWNEAVSYRLVTYGSEVVEGDLVCLDEDIDDEHLPSSKVHLVTEEEESANTYAIRQVVLPVLGYNIQYPKNKVGKWYQEVLNRDGLQTCRFKIPTLKLNIPGCYRKILKHPCNLSYQLIEDHDIDVMKEGSYIDEATLSLLISFDLDASCYATVCLREIMKHDF; this is encoded by the exons ATGGAAGAGGATACAGATTTTAGAATCAGGTTtagttctttgtgtttcattACTGATCATGTTGGATTTCATGGCACCATAAAAAGCTCACCAAgtgattttgttgttattgagatTGATGAACAGGGACAGTTAGTTAATAAAGCCAGTGATGAACCTATTTACAAGGTTAATAAAATGCTGCCTGAGCCAAATAATTtggctaaaaaaacaaaactagatcGTCAAAATTTATCTTTTGAAGAGCGAAGCAATCAAGAACTCAGTACTTTGGCTGGGTGCTCTGATGGTGACCAAATTCATGCGCCTGGTTCAGAAAAGGAAGATACTATCAAAGATGGAacttcagaaggagaagagggaaacaTTGATGTATTAGGCTCCTTATTAGATGAAAAAACTGATGAATTACTGAGTCAGTTTGCCTGTGATGTAAAAGAGAGGTGGGATTCTAAAACTGAACTAATTGGACCGTCACCGGAATTCTCATTAGGCAGAATCCTTGACAAAAACCAGAGGACTATTTTGCATAGTGCTATTAGGCagaaatttccttttttggtaacCATAGGAAAAAACAGTGAAATTGTTGTAAAACCAAATCTTGAGTATAAAGAACTCTGTCACCTGGTATCTGAAGAAGAAgcctttgaattttttaaatatttggatgcaaagaaagaaaattccaaattTACCTTTAAACCTGATGTAAACAAAGACCATAGAAAAGCTATCCACCATTTTATCAACAAAAAGTTTGGAAATCTTGTGGAAACCAAATCTTTTCCTGAACCAAATTATAGTGCTGATAATCCAAGTGTAGTGATAACAGTAAGATTTCGGGAAAAAGCAcacaagcacaggaaaagatctCTTCTTGAAtgccaagaaagaaaagttataTACACAG CCTTTACCCTACGAAAAGAAAACCTGGAAATGTTTGAAGCAGTTGGTTTTTTAGCTATCAAACTTGGCGTGATTCCTTCGGATTTTAGTTATGCAGGACTTAAAGACAAGAAAGCCATCACTTATCAAACAATGGTTGTTAGAAAAGTGACACCAGAGAG gttgaaaaatattgaaaaagaaattgaaaagaaaagaatgaatgtgtTTAATATTCGGTCTGTAGATGATTCCCTTAGACTTGGTCAGCTCAAAGGAAATCACTTTGATATTGtcatcagaaatttaaaaaatcaaataaatgattCTGCAAACCTGAGAGAGAGAATTCTGGAGGCAGTAGAAAATGTTAAG gtgaaagctgtaaaattatttcttacCCCAGAAGATTTGGATGATCCCGTAAACAGAGCAAAGAAATACTTTCTTCAAACTG AGGATGCTAAAGGCACACTTTCACTGATGCCTGAATTCAAAGTTCGGGAGAGAGCACTGTTGGAGTCCTTGCATCGCTTTGGCATGACAGAGGAGGGCTGTATCCAGGCGTGGTTCTCTTTCCCCCATTCCATGCGCATATTCTACGTTCATGCATATAGCAGCAAAATCTGGAATGAGGCAGTATCTTACAGACTTGTAACCTATGGATCAGAAGTCGTGGAGGGTGATTTGGTGTGTTTGGATGAAGATATTGACGATGAGCACTTACCAAGTAGTAAA gttcaTCTAGTAACTGAAGAAGAGGAATCAGCTAATACATATGCAATACGTCAG GTGGTTCTTCCAGTGCTTGGATATAATATTCAGTATCCAAAGAACAAAGTAGGGAAGTGGTACCAGGAAGTACTCAACCGAGATGGGCTACAGACATGTAGATTTAAAATACCTACTCTGAAATTGAATATTCCAGGATGCTATAGAAAGATTTTGAAACATCCCTGTAATCTCTCATACCAACTGATAGAAGACCATGATATTGATGTCATGAAGGAAGGTTCCTACATCGATGAAGCAACTTTATCTCTTTTGATCTCTTTTGATCTTGACGCTTCGTGTTATGCTACAGTTTGTCTGAGGGAAATAATGAAGCATGACTTTTAA
- the PUS7L gene encoding pseudouridylate synthase PUS7L isoform X2, protein MEEDTDFRIRFSSLCFITDHVGFHGTIKSSPSDFVVIEIDEQGQLVNKASDEPIYKVNKMLPEPNNLAKKTKLDRQNLSFEERSNQELSTLAGCSDGDQIHAPGSEKEDTIKDGTSEGEEGNIDVLGSLLDEKTDELLSQFACDVKERWDSKTELIGPSPEFSLGRILDKNQRTILHSAIRQKFPFLVTIGKNSEIVVKPNLEYKELCHLVSEEEAFEFFKYLDAKKENSKFTFKPDVNKDHRKAIHHFINKKFGNLVETKSFPEPNYSADNPSVVITVRFREKAHKHRKRSLLECQERKVIYTAFTLRKENLEMFEAVGFLAIKLGVIPSDFSYAGLKDKKAITYQTMVVRKVTPERLKNIEKEIEKKRMNVFNIRSVDDSLRLGQLKGNHFDIVIRNLKNQINDSANLRERILEAVENVKNKGFVNYYGPQRFGMGRKVHTDQIGLALLKSEMVKAVKLFLTPEDLDDPVNRAKKYFLQTEDAKGTLSLMPEFKVRERALLESLHRFGMTEEGCIQAWFSFPHSMRIFYVHAYSSKIWNEAVSYRLVTYGSEVVEGDLVCLDEDIDDEHLPSSKVVLPVLGYNIQYPKNKVGKWYQEVLNRDGLQTCRFKIPTLKLNIPGCYRKILKHPCNLSYQLIEDHDIDVMKEGSYIDEATLSLLISFDLDASCYATVCLREIMKHDF, encoded by the exons ATGGAAGAGGATACAGATTTTAGAATCAGGTTtagttctttgtgtttcattACTGATCATGTTGGATTTCATGGCACCATAAAAAGCTCACCAAgtgattttgttgttattgagatTGATGAACAGGGACAGTTAGTTAATAAAGCCAGTGATGAACCTATTTACAAGGTTAATAAAATGCTGCCTGAGCCAAATAATTtggctaaaaaaacaaaactagatcGTCAAAATTTATCTTTTGAAGAGCGAAGCAATCAAGAACTCAGTACTTTGGCTGGGTGCTCTGATGGTGACCAAATTCATGCGCCTGGTTCAGAAAAGGAAGATACTATCAAAGATGGAacttcagaaggagaagagggaaacaTTGATGTATTAGGCTCCTTATTAGATGAAAAAACTGATGAATTACTGAGTCAGTTTGCCTGTGATGTAAAAGAGAGGTGGGATTCTAAAACTGAACTAATTGGACCGTCACCGGAATTCTCATTAGGCAGAATCCTTGACAAAAACCAGAGGACTATTTTGCATAGTGCTATTAGGCagaaatttccttttttggtaacCATAGGAAAAAACAGTGAAATTGTTGTAAAACCAAATCTTGAGTATAAAGAACTCTGTCACCTGGTATCTGAAGAAGAAgcctttgaattttttaaatatttggatgcaaagaaagaaaattccaaattTACCTTTAAACCTGATGTAAACAAAGACCATAGAAAAGCTATCCACCATTTTATCAACAAAAAGTTTGGAAATCTTGTGGAAACCAAATCTTTTCCTGAACCAAATTATAGTGCTGATAATCCAAGTGTAGTGATAACAGTAAGATTTCGGGAAAAAGCAcacaagcacaggaaaagatctCTTCTTGAAtgccaagaaagaaaagttataTACACAG CCTTTACCCTACGAAAAGAAAACCTGGAAATGTTTGAAGCAGTTGGTTTTTTAGCTATCAAACTTGGCGTGATTCCTTCGGATTTTAGTTATGCAGGACTTAAAGACAAGAAAGCCATCACTTATCAAACAATGGTTGTTAGAAAAGTGACACCAGAGAG gttgaaaaatattgaaaaagaaattgaaaagaaaagaatgaatgtgtTTAATATTCGGTCTGTAGATGATTCCCTTAGACTTGGTCAGCTCAAAGGAAATCACTTTGATATTGtcatcagaaatttaaaaaatcaaataaatgattCTGCAAACCTGAGAGAGAGAATTCTGGAGGCAGTAGAAAATGTTAAG aATAAAGGATTTGTGAATTACTATGGGCCACAGAGATTTGGGATGGGAAGGAAAGTTCACACAGACCAAATTGGATTGGCTTTGCTGAAGAGTGAAATg gtgaaagctgtaaaattatttcttacCCCAGAAGATTTGGATGATCCCGTAAACAGAGCAAAGAAATACTTTCTTCAAACTG AGGATGCTAAAGGCACACTTTCACTGATGCCTGAATTCAAAGTTCGGGAGAGAGCACTGTTGGAGTCCTTGCATCGCTTTGGCATGACAGAGGAGGGCTGTATCCAGGCGTGGTTCTCTTTCCCCCATTCCATGCGCATATTCTACGTTCATGCATATAGCAGCAAAATCTGGAATGAGGCAGTATCTTACAGACTTGTAACCTATGGATCAGAAGTCGTGGAGGGTGATTTGGTGTGTTTGGATGAAGATATTGACGATGAGCACTTACCAAGTAGTAAA GTGGTTCTTCCAGTGCTTGGATATAATATTCAGTATCCAAAGAACAAAGTAGGGAAGTGGTACCAGGAAGTACTCAACCGAGATGGGCTACAGACATGTAGATTTAAAATACCTACTCTGAAATTGAATATTCCAGGATGCTATAGAAAGATTTTGAAACATCCCTGTAATCTCTCATACCAACTGATAGAAGACCATGATATTGATGTCATGAAGGAAGGTTCCTACATCGATGAAGCAACTTTATCTCTTTTGATCTCTTTTGATCTTGACGCTTCGTGTTATGCTACAGTTTGTCTGAGGGAAATAATGAAGCATGACTTTTAA
- the PUS7L gene encoding pseudouridylate synthase PUS7L isoform X4, which produces MGCTNLKRIVFVSAFTLRKENLEMFEAVGFLAIKLGVIPSDFSYAGLKDKKAITYQTMVVRKVTPERLKNIEKEIEKKRMNVFNIRSVDDSLRLGQLKGNHFDIVIRNLKNQINDSANLRERILEAVENVKNKGFVNYYGPQRFGMGRKVHTDQIGLALLKSEMVKAVKLFLTPEDLDDPVNRAKKYFLQTEDAKGTLSLMPEFKVRERALLESLHRFGMTEEGCIQAWFSFPHSMRIFYVHAYSSKIWNEAVSYRLVTYGSEVVEGDLVCLDEDIDDEHLPSSKVHLVTEEEESANTYAIRQVVLPVLGYNIQYPKNKVGKWYQEVLNRDGLQTCRFKIPTLKLNIPGCYRKILKHPCNLSYQLIEDHDIDVMKEGSYIDEATLSLLISFDLDASCYATVCLREIMKHDF; this is translated from the exons ATGGGGTGTACAAActtaaaaag GATTGTTTTTGTTTCAGCCTTTACCCTACGAAAAGAAAACCTGGAAATGTTTGAAGCAGTTGGTTTTTTAGCTATCAAACTTGGCGTGATTCCTTCGGATTTTAGTTATGCAGGACTTAAAGACAAGAAAGCCATCACTTATCAAACAATGGTTGTTAGAAAAGTGACACCAGAGAG gttgaaaaatattgaaaaagaaattgaaaagaaaagaatgaatgtgtTTAATATTCGGTCTGTAGATGATTCCCTTAGACTTGGTCAGCTCAAAGGAAATCACTTTGATATTGtcatcagaaatttaaaaaatcaaataaatgattCTGCAAACCTGAGAGAGAGAATTCTGGAGGCAGTAGAAAATGTTAAG aATAAAGGATTTGTGAATTACTATGGGCCACAGAGATTTGGGATGGGAAGGAAAGTTCACACAGACCAAATTGGATTGGCTTTGCTGAAGAGTGAAATg gtgaaagctgtaaaattatttcttacCCCAGAAGATTTGGATGATCCCGTAAACAGAGCAAAGAAATACTTTCTTCAAACTG AGGATGCTAAAGGCACACTTTCACTGATGCCTGAATTCAAAGTTCGGGAGAGAGCACTGTTGGAGTCCTTGCATCGCTTTGGCATGACAGAGGAGGGCTGTATCCAGGCGTGGTTCTCTTTCCCCCATTCCATGCGCATATTCTACGTTCATGCATATAGCAGCAAAATCTGGAATGAGGCAGTATCTTACAGACTTGTAACCTATGGATCAGAAGTCGTGGAGGGTGATTTGGTGTGTTTGGATGAAGATATTGACGATGAGCACTTACCAAGTAGTAAA gttcaTCTAGTAACTGAAGAAGAGGAATCAGCTAATACATATGCAATACGTCAG GTGGTTCTTCCAGTGCTTGGATATAATATTCAGTATCCAAAGAACAAAGTAGGGAAGTGGTACCAGGAAGTACTCAACCGAGATGGGCTACAGACATGTAGATTTAAAATACCTACTCTGAAATTGAATATTCCAGGATGCTATAGAAAGATTTTGAAACATCCCTGTAATCTCTCATACCAACTGATAGAAGACCATGATATTGATGTCATGAAGGAAGGTTCCTACATCGATGAAGCAACTTTATCTCTTTTGATCTCTTTTGATCTTGACGCTTCGTGTTATGCTACAGTTTGTCTGAGGGAAATAATGAAGCATGACTTTTAA
- the PUS7L gene encoding pseudouridylate synthase PUS7L isoform X5, whose amino-acid sequence MFEAVGFLAIKLGVIPSDFSYAGLKDKKAITYQTMVVRKVTPERLKNIEKEIEKKRMNVFNIRSVDDSLRLGQLKGNHFDIVIRNLKNQINDSANLRERILEAVENVKNKGFVNYYGPQRFGMGRKVHTDQIGLALLKSEMVKAVKLFLTPEDLDDPVNRAKKYFLQTEDAKGTLSLMPEFKVRERALLESLHRFGMTEEGCIQAWFSFPHSMRIFYVHAYSSKIWNEAVSYRLVTYGSEVVEGDLVCLDEDIDDEHLPSSKVHLVTEEEESANTYAIRQVVLPVLGYNIQYPKNKVGKWYQEVLNRDGLQTCRFKIPTLKLNIPGCYRKILKHPCNLSYQLIEDHDIDVMKEGSYIDEATLSLLISFDLDASCYATVCLREIMKHDF is encoded by the exons ATGTTTGAAGCAGTTGGTTTTTTAGCTATCAAACTTGGCGTGATTCCTTCGGATTTTAGTTATGCAGGACTTAAAGACAAGAAAGCCATCACTTATCAAACAATGGTTGTTAGAAAAGTGACACCAGAGAG gttgaaaaatattgaaaaagaaattgaaaagaaaagaatgaatgtgtTTAATATTCGGTCTGTAGATGATTCCCTTAGACTTGGTCAGCTCAAAGGAAATCACTTTGATATTGtcatcagaaatttaaaaaatcaaataaatgattCTGCAAACCTGAGAGAGAGAATTCTGGAGGCAGTAGAAAATGTTAAG aATAAAGGATTTGTGAATTACTATGGGCCACAGAGATTTGGGATGGGAAGGAAAGTTCACACAGACCAAATTGGATTGGCTTTGCTGAAGAGTGAAATg gtgaaagctgtaaaattatttcttacCCCAGAAGATTTGGATGATCCCGTAAACAGAGCAAAGAAATACTTTCTTCAAACTG AGGATGCTAAAGGCACACTTTCACTGATGCCTGAATTCAAAGTTCGGGAGAGAGCACTGTTGGAGTCCTTGCATCGCTTTGGCATGACAGAGGAGGGCTGTATCCAGGCGTGGTTCTCTTTCCCCCATTCCATGCGCATATTCTACGTTCATGCATATAGCAGCAAAATCTGGAATGAGGCAGTATCTTACAGACTTGTAACCTATGGATCAGAAGTCGTGGAGGGTGATTTGGTGTGTTTGGATGAAGATATTGACGATGAGCACTTACCAAGTAGTAAA gttcaTCTAGTAACTGAAGAAGAGGAATCAGCTAATACATATGCAATACGTCAG GTGGTTCTTCCAGTGCTTGGATATAATATTCAGTATCCAAAGAACAAAGTAGGGAAGTGGTACCAGGAAGTACTCAACCGAGATGGGCTACAGACATGTAGATTTAAAATACCTACTCTGAAATTGAATATTCCAGGATGCTATAGAAAGATTTTGAAACATCCCTGTAATCTCTCATACCAACTGATAGAAGACCATGATATTGATGTCATGAAGGAAGGTTCCTACATCGATGAAGCAACTTTATCTCTTTTGATCTCTTTTGATCTTGACGCTTCGTGTTATGCTACAGTTTGTCTGAGGGAAATAATGAAGCATGACTTTTAA